One window of Pelmatolapia mariae isolate MD_Pm_ZW linkage group LG18, Pm_UMD_F_2, whole genome shotgun sequence genomic DNA carries:
- the slc6a9 gene encoding sodium- and chloride-dependent glycine transporter 1 isoform X2 — translation MEEKQFAGILNGAVPGEPVKKDENSRRGNWGNQIEFVLTSVGYAVGLGNVWRFPYLCYRNGGGAFMLPYFIMLVFCGIPLFFLELSFGQFASLGCLGVWKISPMFKGVGYGMMVVSTYIGIYYNVVICIAFYYFFLSMTNLLPWTYCNNPWNTPDCSGVVGSGHQFNASLANATSSLVAGVSEVVNRTKRTSPSEEYWKHYVLNISDDIGNFGEVRLPILGCLAVSWSVVFLCLIRGVKSSGKVVYFTATFPYVVLTILFIRGITLDGAINGIKYYLTPQWQKVLDAKVWGDAASQIFYSLGCAWGGLITMASYNKFHNNCFRDSIIISITNCATSVYAGFVIFSILGFMAHHLNVPVSEVADHGPGLAFVAYPEALTLLPISPLWSLLFFFMLILLGLGTQFCLLETLVTAIVDEIGTDWIIKNKTVVTLSVAIAGFLLGVPLTTRAGIYWLLLMDNYAASFSLVIISCIMCICIMYIYGHRNYFKDVEMMLGFPPPLFFKVCWRFISPVIISFILIFTVIQYKPITYNDYVYPGWSLAIGFAMALSSVVCIPIYALYKISKSPGATFRERLKAACRAHPKWGPALQEHRTGRYAPMASEDTVEARPLKERDELKEEQKEKEKEKEEGKEKEKERKDEISLTIQGSNGSTNTHNNPNPSA, via the exons AACGGAGCAGTTCCAGGAGAGCCAGTGAAGAAGGATGAAAACTCCCGGAGAGGGAACTGGGGAAACCAGATTGAGTTTGTCCTCACCAGTGTGGGCTATGCTGTGGGCCTGGGAAATGTCTGGAGGTTTCCATACCTCTGCTACAGAAATGGAGGAG GTGCCTTCATGCTGCCGTACTTCATCATGCTTGTGTTCTGTGGCATTCCACTCTTCTTCCTCGAGCTCTCCTTTGGTCAGTTTGCCAGCTTGGGCTGTTTGGGGGTTTGGAAGATCAGCCCCATGTTTAAAG GCGTGGGCTACGGCATGATGGTGGTGTCCACCTACATTGGGATATACTACAATGTGGTCATTTGCATTGCCTTCTACTACTTTTTCTTGTCCATGACAAACCTGCTTCCATGGACTTACTGCAACAACCCATGGAACACGCCAGACTGCAGCGGTGTCGTTGGCAGCGGACACCAGTTCAACGCTAGCCTGGCAAATGCTACCAGTAGCTTGGTAGCTGGGGTGTCTGAGGTAGTGAACCGGACCAAGAGGACCAGCCCAAGCGAGGAGTACTGGAA ACACTATGTGTTGAACATCTCTGATGATATTGGGAACTTTGGAGAGGTCCGTCTCCCTATCCTGGGATGCCTGGCTGTATCCTGGTCTGTTGTCTTCCTCTGTCTCATCAGGGGCGTTAAATCCTCTGGAAAG GTGGTGTACTTCACAGCCACATTCCCTTATGTCGTTCTGACTATCCTCTTCATCCGTGGCATCACCCTGGATGGAGCCATCAACGGCATCAAGTACTACCTGACTCCACAGTGGCAGAAAGTCCTTGATGCAAAG GTGTGGGGAGATGCCGCCTCACAGATCTTCTACTCCTTGGGTTGTGCCTGGGGTGGTCTCATTACCATGGCTTCATATAACAAGTTCCACAACAACTGTTTCAG AGAcagcatcatcatcagtatAACCAACTGTGCCACCAGCGTTTATGCTGGCTTTGTCATTTTCTCCATCCTGGGCTTCATGGCACACCACCTCAACGTCCCCGTGTCAGAGGTGGCtgaccacggcccggggctgGCCTTTGTGGCCTACCCAGAAGCCCTCACTCTGCTTCCAATCTCGCCGCTGTGGTCGCTGCTTTTCTTCTTCATGCTCATCCTTCTGGGACTGGGAACTCAG TTCTGTCTCCTGGAGACCTTGGTGACGGCCATCGTCGATGAAATTGGTACAGACTGGATCATCAAGAACAAGACCGTAGTCACGCTGTCAGTGGCCATAGCTGGTTTTCTACTGGGAGTGCCGCTAACGACACGG gcaggaatctATTGGCTTTTACTGATGGACAACTATGCTGCCAGTTTCTCTTTGGTCATCATCTCATGCATCATGTGCATCTGCATCATGTATATTTATG GCCACAGGAACTACTTCAAAGATGTAGAGATGATGCTGGgcttccctcctcctctctttttcAAAGTCTGCTGGAGATTCATCTCGCCTGTGATTATCTCT TTCATCCTGATCTTCACAGTGATCCAGTACAAACCCATTACTTACAATGACTACGTGTATCCCGGCTGGTCCTTGGCTATTGGCTTTGCCATGGCTCTGTCCTCGGTGGTCTGCATACCCATCTACGCCCTCTACAAGATCTCAAAGTCACCAGGAGCTACCTTTAGAGAG agGTTGAAGGCAGCGTGCCGAGCGCATCCAAAGTGGGGTCCTGCCCTCCAGGAGCACCGGACAGGCCGCTACGCCCCTATGGCCTCCGAAGACACTGTGGAGGCCCGTCCCTTAAAGGAGAGGGATGAGCTGAAGGAAGAAcaaaaggagaaggagaaagagaaggaggagggaaaggagaaggagaaggagaggaaggATGAGATTAGCCTCACCATCCAGGGAAGCAACGGCTCcaccaacacacacaacaaCCCCAACCCCAGCGCATAG
- the slc6a9 gene encoding sodium- and chloride-dependent glycine transporter 1 isoform X1 produces MSESNTIAASTADQNGAVPGEPVKKDENSRRGNWGNQIEFVLTSVGYAVGLGNVWRFPYLCYRNGGGAFMLPYFIMLVFCGIPLFFLELSFGQFASLGCLGVWKISPMFKGVGYGMMVVSTYIGIYYNVVICIAFYYFFLSMTNLLPWTYCNNPWNTPDCSGVVGSGHQFNASLANATSSLVAGVSEVVNRTKRTSPSEEYWKHYVLNISDDIGNFGEVRLPILGCLAVSWSVVFLCLIRGVKSSGKVVYFTATFPYVVLTILFIRGITLDGAINGIKYYLTPQWQKVLDAKVWGDAASQIFYSLGCAWGGLITMASYNKFHNNCFRDSIIISITNCATSVYAGFVIFSILGFMAHHLNVPVSEVADHGPGLAFVAYPEALTLLPISPLWSLLFFFMLILLGLGTQFCLLETLVTAIVDEIGTDWIIKNKTVVTLSVAIAGFLLGVPLTTRAGIYWLLLMDNYAASFSLVIISCIMCICIMYIYGHRNYFKDVEMMLGFPPPLFFKVCWRFISPVIISFILIFTVIQYKPITYNDYVYPGWSLAIGFAMALSSVVCIPIYALYKISKSPGATFRERLKAACRAHPKWGPALQEHRTGRYAPMASEDTVEARPLKERDELKEEQKEKEKEKEEGKEKEKERKDEISLTIQGSNGSTNTHNNPNPSA; encoded by the exons AACGGAGCAGTTCCAGGAGAGCCAGTGAAGAAGGATGAAAACTCCCGGAGAGGGAACTGGGGAAACCAGATTGAGTTTGTCCTCACCAGTGTGGGCTATGCTGTGGGCCTGGGAAATGTCTGGAGGTTTCCATACCTCTGCTACAGAAATGGAGGAG GTGCCTTCATGCTGCCGTACTTCATCATGCTTGTGTTCTGTGGCATTCCACTCTTCTTCCTCGAGCTCTCCTTTGGTCAGTTTGCCAGCTTGGGCTGTTTGGGGGTTTGGAAGATCAGCCCCATGTTTAAAG GCGTGGGCTACGGCATGATGGTGGTGTCCACCTACATTGGGATATACTACAATGTGGTCATTTGCATTGCCTTCTACTACTTTTTCTTGTCCATGACAAACCTGCTTCCATGGACTTACTGCAACAACCCATGGAACACGCCAGACTGCAGCGGTGTCGTTGGCAGCGGACACCAGTTCAACGCTAGCCTGGCAAATGCTACCAGTAGCTTGGTAGCTGGGGTGTCTGAGGTAGTGAACCGGACCAAGAGGACCAGCCCAAGCGAGGAGTACTGGAA ACACTATGTGTTGAACATCTCTGATGATATTGGGAACTTTGGAGAGGTCCGTCTCCCTATCCTGGGATGCCTGGCTGTATCCTGGTCTGTTGTCTTCCTCTGTCTCATCAGGGGCGTTAAATCCTCTGGAAAG GTGGTGTACTTCACAGCCACATTCCCTTATGTCGTTCTGACTATCCTCTTCATCCGTGGCATCACCCTGGATGGAGCCATCAACGGCATCAAGTACTACCTGACTCCACAGTGGCAGAAAGTCCTTGATGCAAAG GTGTGGGGAGATGCCGCCTCACAGATCTTCTACTCCTTGGGTTGTGCCTGGGGTGGTCTCATTACCATGGCTTCATATAACAAGTTCCACAACAACTGTTTCAG AGAcagcatcatcatcagtatAACCAACTGTGCCACCAGCGTTTATGCTGGCTTTGTCATTTTCTCCATCCTGGGCTTCATGGCACACCACCTCAACGTCCCCGTGTCAGAGGTGGCtgaccacggcccggggctgGCCTTTGTGGCCTACCCAGAAGCCCTCACTCTGCTTCCAATCTCGCCGCTGTGGTCGCTGCTTTTCTTCTTCATGCTCATCCTTCTGGGACTGGGAACTCAG TTCTGTCTCCTGGAGACCTTGGTGACGGCCATCGTCGATGAAATTGGTACAGACTGGATCATCAAGAACAAGACCGTAGTCACGCTGTCAGTGGCCATAGCTGGTTTTCTACTGGGAGTGCCGCTAACGACACGG gcaggaatctATTGGCTTTTACTGATGGACAACTATGCTGCCAGTTTCTCTTTGGTCATCATCTCATGCATCATGTGCATCTGCATCATGTATATTTATG GCCACAGGAACTACTTCAAAGATGTAGAGATGATGCTGGgcttccctcctcctctctttttcAAAGTCTGCTGGAGATTCATCTCGCCTGTGATTATCTCT TTCATCCTGATCTTCACAGTGATCCAGTACAAACCCATTACTTACAATGACTACGTGTATCCCGGCTGGTCCTTGGCTATTGGCTTTGCCATGGCTCTGTCCTCGGTGGTCTGCATACCCATCTACGCCCTCTACAAGATCTCAAAGTCACCAGGAGCTACCTTTAGAGAG agGTTGAAGGCAGCGTGCCGAGCGCATCCAAAGTGGGGTCCTGCCCTCCAGGAGCACCGGACAGGCCGCTACGCCCCTATGGCCTCCGAAGACACTGTGGAGGCCCGTCCCTTAAAGGAGAGGGATGAGCTGAAGGAAGAAcaaaaggagaaggagaaagagaaggaggagggaaaggagaaggagaaggagaggaaggATGAGATTAGCCTCACCATCCAGGGAAGCAACGGCTCcaccaacacacacaacaaCCCCAACCCCAGCGCATAG